A single Iodidimonas sp. SYSU 1G8 DNA region contains:
- a CDS encoding enoyl-CoA hydratase/isomerase family protein, whose protein sequence is MASVVSLEWPSDGVALVTMTNPAINNHGSWAGIHELWQTLVAAREAGARVVVLASGVPGHWFEHAWLRDLSNMFQRKELSGPSDGWFGCLTELSKTDMVSIAAISGDTSGGGCEIGWACDLRVAEEQVLFSQPEVRIGVGTGIGGTSRLVRLIGRTVAAEMVLDGAPVTARRIHELGGVNKLVPTGKAVEVSLAWAMRLASHPADALAGMKRMLAQSEEHPLTEAIMNDQKIFQSFSGKPDAIARMEEVQAKFDAGATIRDTYWPDEIGEGKP, encoded by the coding sequence ATGGCCTCGGTGGTCTCGTTGGAATGGCCGTCGGACGGCGTCGCGCTGGTCACCATGACCAATCCCGCGATCAACAATCACGGCTCCTGGGCCGGCATTCACGAGCTCTGGCAGACGCTGGTCGCCGCTCGCGAAGCCGGGGCGCGCGTCGTCGTGCTGGCTTCGGGCGTGCCGGGACACTGGTTCGAGCATGCCTGGCTGCGCGACCTGTCCAACATGTTCCAGCGCAAGGAGCTTTCCGGTCCGTCCGACGGCTGGTTCGGCTGCCTCACCGAGCTGTCCAAGACTGACATGGTGTCCATCGCGGCCATTTCGGGCGACACGTCCGGCGGCGGCTGCGAGATCGGCTGGGCGTGCGACCTGCGCGTCGCCGAGGAGCAGGTGCTGTTCAGTCAGCCGGAAGTGCGCATCGGCGTCGGCACCGGCATCGGCGGCACCAGCCGTCTGGTGCGGCTGATCGGACGCACCGTCGCCGCCGAGATGGTGCTGGACGGGGCGCCGGTGACCGCGCGGCGTATCCATGAACTGGGCGGCGTGAACAAACTCGTGCCGACGGGGAAGGCGGTCGAGGTCTCGCTGGCTTGGGCGATGCGCCTTGCCTCCCATCCCGCCGATGCGCTGGCGGGCATGAAGCGCATGCTGGCCCAGTCGGAGGAGCATCCGCTGACCGAGGCGATCATGAATGACCAGAAGATATTCCAGTCGTTCTCCGGCAAGCCGGACGCCATCGCCAGGATGGAGGAGGTGCAGGCCAAATTCGATGCGGGCGCCACCATTCGCGATACCTACTGGCCGGACGAGATCGGTGAGGGCAAGCCATGA
- a CDS encoding NADP-dependent oxidoreductase — protein MTALNRQWTLARRPRGVPTDADFALVHSPVPVPGEGEFVTRNLILSVDPAQRGWMDEGGNYFPPIPLGAPVSAGIIGEVIASRNDDFPVGQRLYAIGSWSDYSLLGAGFVFRTLPADHDIPLPKFNSLLGGMGCSALIALEEIGKPKAGETLFISGAAGNMGTIAGQIGRLMGLRVVGSAGGAAKCRYLEQELGFAATVDYKAEADLAAALKRVCPEGIDIYYDNVGGPMLEAVLDNINLHARIVMNGSIAEYNDIDPRPGPRNLWNLLVKRASIEGFLLPDFAANIDPALERLEAWYRAGALDAREDVRTDFENMPAIFRALFDGTNTGKLMVRLDGASG, from the coding sequence ATGACCGCACTCAATCGGCAATGGACACTGGCACGGCGACCGCGAGGTGTGCCGACCGACGCGGATTTCGCGCTCGTGCACTCGCCTGTACCCGTCCCGGGCGAGGGTGAATTCGTCACCCGGAACCTGATCCTGTCGGTCGATCCCGCGCAGCGGGGCTGGATGGACGAAGGCGGTAATTACTTCCCGCCGATCCCGCTGGGCGCGCCCGTCAGCGCCGGGATCATCGGCGAGGTGATCGCCTCGCGAAATGACGACTTCCCCGTTGGCCAGCGGCTCTACGCCATCGGATCATGGTCGGACTATTCCCTGCTGGGCGCCGGCTTCGTGTTCCGCACACTGCCGGCGGATCACGACATCCCGCTGCCCAAGTTCAACAGCCTTCTGGGCGGCATGGGCTGCAGCGCGCTGATCGCGCTGGAAGAGATCGGCAAGCCGAAAGCCGGCGAAACCCTGTTCATCTCGGGTGCCGCGGGCAACATGGGCACCATCGCCGGTCAGATCGGCAGGCTGATGGGGCTGCGGGTCGTCGGCTCGGCCGGCGGTGCGGCGAAGTGCCGGTACCTGGAGCAGGAACTGGGGTTCGCGGCCACGGTCGACTACAAGGCCGAGGCCGACCTGGCCGCGGCGCTGAAGCGCGTGTGCCCGGAAGGCATCGATATCTATTACGACAATGTGGGCGGCCCCATGCTGGAGGCCGTGCTGGATAACATTAACCTGCACGCCCGGATCGTCATGAACGGCTCCATCGCCGAATACAACGACATCGACCCCCGTCCCGGCCCGCGTAATCTCTGGAACCTGCTGGTGAAACGCGCCTCTATCGAAGGATTCCTGCTGCCGGATTTCGCCGCCAACATCGATCCCGCGCTGGAGCGGCTGGAAGCCTGGTATCGCGCCGGCGCGCTGGATGCCCGCGAGGACGTCCGAACCGACTTCGAGAACATGCCGGCGATTTTCCGGGCATTGTTCGATGGTACGAATACGGGCAAGCTGATGGTTCGCCTCGACGGTGCCTCCGGTTAG
- a CDS encoding phytanoyl-CoA dioxygenase family protein has protein sequence MRADGDYGRDPFGKSVQEAEYGDRISTDADRERLAPQIGHLAEHGYVIVKNALSPAQLEDIRNGLDDVNSGTGFARSAFLGEKTQRPYGLLGKARSVWPLAAHPDVVAISEAHMEDQIQLSSLTAATLHPGQPAQTLHRDDGFYNLPDPHAPLSVSTIWALDDFTAENGGTLVIPGSHNPPSESEPAQKAINVEMPAGSVLLWTGALWHGGGANVSADSIRRGVIILYCRAWLRQQENQYLAVPRETVREMPRVLQRLTGWWVVGAAMGFVEGRSPLRLLDH, from the coding sequence ATGCGCGCTGATGGCGATTATGGCCGCGATCCGTTTGGCAAGTCGGTTCAGGAAGCCGAGTATGGCGACCGGATATCCACGGACGCCGACCGCGAGCGGCTGGCGCCGCAGATCGGTCATCTCGCCGAACATGGCTATGTGATCGTGAAGAATGCGCTGAGCCCGGCACAGCTGGAGGATATTCGCAACGGCCTGGATGACGTGAACAGCGGTACCGGCTTCGCGCGCAGCGCCTTCCTGGGCGAGAAGACCCAGCGCCCCTATGGCCTGCTGGGCAAGGCCCGGTCGGTTTGGCCGCTGGCCGCGCATCCCGACGTGGTGGCCATCAGCGAAGCGCATATGGAGGACCAGATCCAGCTTTCGAGCCTGACGGCGGCGACGCTCCATCCTGGGCAGCCGGCCCAGACCCTGCACCGCGACGATGGCTTCTATAACCTGCCCGACCCGCACGCGCCGCTGTCCGTCTCGACGATCTGGGCGCTCGACGACTTCACCGCAGAGAATGGCGGGACGCTGGTGATTCCCGGTTCGCATAATCCGCCATCGGAGAGCGAACCGGCGCAGAAGGCCATCAACGTGGAGATGCCGGCAGGATCGGTGCTGCTCTGGACCGGCGCGCTCTGGCATGGCGGCGGCGCCAATGTCAGCGCCGACAGTATCCGCCGGGGGGTGATCATCCTGTATTGCCGCGCCTGGCTGCGTCAGCAGGAGAACCAGTATCTGGCGGTGCCGCGCGAGACGGTCCGCGAGATGCCGCGCGTCCTGCAGCGGCTGACCGGATGGTGGGTCGTGGGCGCCGCCATGGGTTTCGTCGAAGGCCGCAGCCCGCTAAGGCTGCTGGACCACTGA
- a CDS encoding heme-binding protein — protein sequence MADSKPTPTLASKQVLTLELAKLMAEGAEAYGAEKGLPPLGIAIVDDGGNLVLFHRQTGVVEGGARYSRLKAQTAGLLGSSTRFIGDLDFADANRPLGIGQVEHFTVTPGGFPIRSGAGQLLGGIGVSGAAAEDDEAAAKAGIEAVKAYLG from the coding sequence ATGGCCGATTCCAAACCGACGCCCACACTGGCATCCAAACAGGTCCTGACGCTGGAGCTTGCCAAGCTGATGGCCGAAGGCGCCGAGGCGTATGGCGCGGAAAAGGGCTTGCCGCCGCTCGGCATCGCCATCGTCGATGATGGCGGTAATCTGGTGCTGTTCCACCGTCAGACCGGCGTGGTCGAGGGCGGTGCCCGTTATTCGCGCCTGAAAGCACAGACCGCCGGCCTCCTGGGCAGCAGCACGCGCTTCATTGGCGATCTGGATTTCGCCGATGCGAACCGGCCGTTGGGGATCGGCCAGGTCGAACATTTCACCGTAACCCCCGGCGGGTTCCCGATCCGCTCCGGAGCGGGCCAGCTGCTCGGCGGAATCGGCGTCTCGGGCGCCGCCGCCGAGGATGACGAGGCTGCGGCGAAGGCGGGAATCGAGGCGGTCAAAGCCTATCTTGGCTAG
- a CDS encoding EthD domain-containing protein, translating to MIKLTFCLRRLPHLSREEFQDYWLNHHGPLVRSFMQAMRVRRYVQTHSLGDAALSAGLALSRGAPEPFDGIAELYWDSREDIEAVGRDPAGREAGRVLLEDERKFIDLAQSPLWYNEEREIIALGETSHAR from the coding sequence ATGATTAAGTTGACCTTTTGCCTGCGCCGCCTGCCCCATCTGTCGCGCGAGGAATTCCAGGACTACTGGCTGAACCACCATGGGCCGCTGGTGCGCAGCTTCATGCAGGCGATGCGGGTCCGCCGCTACGTGCAGACCCATTCGCTCGGCGACGCCGCCCTGTCCGCCGGCCTGGCGCTGAGCCGCGGCGCGCCCGAGCCGTTCGATGGCATCGCCGAGCTGTACTGGGACAGCCGCGAGGATATAGAGGCCGTCGGCCGCGATCCCGCCGGGCGCGAAGCAGGCCGCGTGCTGCTTGAGGACGAGCGCAAGTTCATCGACCTTGCCCAGTCGCCGCTCTGGTACAATGAGGAAAGGGAGATCATTGCGTTAGGAGAGACGTCGCATGCGCGCTGA
- a CDS encoding FkbM family methyltransferase: MLSGFIRPLAMRLIRAGIPVPASPIDRYLEFRQLRKVLTDLKIDCVIDVGANRGQFAQDLRAIGFAGHIASFEPVPSEFAAMQRAMAGDRLWRGYNMALGSRNEAMTMNVADNSVMSSLLEPVHGIATTHAEEVQVCRLDECFAGLFPGVDAPRVFLKMDTQGYDLEVFRGASGCMDQVLGLQSEVSVKAIYAGMPHYLDALRLYEDAGFALQNLSVVGRFRTGALCELNALMRRP; this comes from the coding sequence ATGCTATCAGGTTTCATCCGGCCGCTGGCCATGCGCCTCATCAGGGCCGGTATCCCCGTGCCGGCGTCTCCGATCGACCGCTATCTCGAGTTCCGGCAACTGCGAAAAGTGCTGACCGATCTGAAGATCGACTGCGTCATCGATGTCGGCGCCAATCGGGGTCAGTTCGCCCAGGATTTGCGGGCCATCGGCTTTGCCGGCCATATCGCGTCGTTCGAGCCGGTGCCCAGCGAATTCGCCGCCATGCAGCGGGCGATGGCCGGCGACAGATTATGGCGCGGCTACAACATGGCGCTCGGCAGCCGCAACGAGGCCATGACCATGAACGTGGCCGACAATTCCGTGATGAGTTCGCTGCTCGAGCCCGTGCATGGCATTGCCACGACCCATGCGGAGGAGGTGCAGGTGTGCCGTCTCGATGAGTGCTTCGCCGGCCTGTTTCCCGGTGTCGACGCGCCGCGCGTTTTCCTGAAAATGGATACGCAGGGCTATGACCTCGAGGTTTTCCGCGGCGCGAGCGGCTGCATGGACCAGGTGCTGGGCCTGCAGTCGGAAGTCTCGGTCAAGGCGATCTATGCCGGCATGCCCCACTATCTCGACGCCCTGCGCCTTTACGAGGACGCCGGCTTCGCATTGCAGAACCTGTCCGTGGTCGGCCGTTTCAGGACGGGCGCCCTTTGCGAACTGAACGCGCTGATGCGCCGTCCCTGA
- a CDS encoding S8 family peptidase, whose product MSIRNLTRSAPVLGTIVATTVMLTACGGGGGGGLTPAPPSPTPTPAPTPTPAPTPTPAPTPTPTPTPTPTSPFNTSEYRRNFGLGRVNALAAYEAGITGDGIVVAVVDTGIDPAHSEFGANLSPLSQDVVVGRGILQPDSMHGTHVAGLIAAEKNGVGIHGIAYDATLLMVRADTPGSCNPSCTFNNTNLAAAINYAIDNGARVINLSHGGDNAPTGDLLAAQQRAAAAGVVLVFAAGNDGGANPTGSTGFALSPEALGTSLIVGASTSSDTIAGFSNRAGTASGIFLVAPGAAVQTTDAGSTVVTQSGTSFSAPIVAGAVALMLESFPNLDGAEVVQILLDTARDRGAAGVDAVYGAGLLDIEAALSPQGILSVPTSAGGIAAQNSTISFGAAFGDSITGDQTASALLQGTIVIDKYDRAYVANFNTSIGSMTDSRFDMASFARSSVYRRGTSGYVPGIGAFQMSFTDEWGVLDETALFPNLGMDRRFEDMSFSFVHALAPGTVIGVSHGGAFAQTFDMAPETAMLRSAQPGGAYLQFTEDGTGIALRQQLGAYTSLGFAANTGRFEPFEGMEPVKRELAALQIDHAVGGALAIGAQFGVLHEEGTLLDTVATGAFDGIEGATTRFVTLSATYRLGDVTLVANAGRGWTGVAEQGSALLHSYSGIETSSYSLGAVWRTPLAGHSIGFAISQPLRVETGRATLDVPTGRDAETDAVLFDRHMLNLAPTGREVDVEISHAFWDGGLVSLQSNLIYRMNPNHVASAADALMVLLRADMRF is encoded by the coding sequence ATGAGCATAAGAAACCTGACTCGTAGTGCGCCCGTGCTGGGTACCATCGTGGCCACGACCGTGATGCTGACGGCCTGTGGCGGCGGCGGTGGCGGCGGTCTGACGCCGGCACCGCCCAGTCCGACTCCGACTCCCGCTCCGACGCCGACGCCCGCTCCCACTCCCACTCCCGCGCCGACGCCGACGCCCACCCCCACCCCGACGCCGACTAGCCCGTTCAACACCTCGGAATACCGTCGCAATTTTGGACTTGGCCGGGTCAATGCGCTTGCGGCGTACGAGGCGGGCATAACCGGCGATGGCATCGTGGTCGCCGTCGTCGACACGGGTATCGATCCAGCGCATTCCGAGTTTGGCGCCAATCTGTCGCCCCTCAGCCAGGACGTCGTGGTCGGCCGAGGCATTTTGCAGCCGGATTCCATGCATGGCACCCATGTCGCCGGCCTGATCGCGGCCGAGAAGAACGGCGTCGGCATTCATGGCATCGCCTACGACGCCACGCTGCTCATGGTCCGGGCCGATACCCCCGGCAGCTGCAACCCCTCCTGCACGTTCAACAACACCAACCTGGCGGCGGCCATCAACTATGCCATCGACAATGGCGCCAGGGTGATCAACCTGTCGCATGGCGGCGACAACGCGCCCACAGGTGATCTTCTCGCGGCACAGCAGCGCGCCGCGGCCGCCGGCGTCGTCCTCGTCTTCGCAGCCGGAAACGATGGCGGCGCCAATCCCACCGGCTCGACTGGCTTTGCCCTGTCACCCGAGGCGCTGGGGACGTCGCTGATCGTCGGCGCCAGCACTTCGAGCGATACCATTGCCGGCTTTTCGAACCGCGCGGGGACTGCCAGCGGAATCTTCCTGGTCGCCCCCGGTGCCGCCGTTCAAACCACCGACGCAGGGTCGACCGTCGTCACCCAAAGCGGTACCTCGTTCTCGGCGCCAATCGTCGCCGGCGCCGTGGCGCTCATGCTGGAGAGCTTTCCCAATCTGGATGGCGCAGAGGTGGTTCAGATCCTGCTCGACACGGCGCGTGACCGCGGCGCGGCGGGCGTCGACGCGGTCTATGGCGCCGGACTTCTGGATATCGAGGCGGCTCTTTCGCCACAGGGGATCCTGTCCGTGCCGACCAGCGCTGGCGGCATCGCGGCCCAGAACAGCACGATTTCCTTCGGCGCGGCCTTCGGCGATTCCATCACCGGCGACCAGACCGCCTCGGCCCTGCTGCAGGGCACCATCGTCATCGACAAGTACGACAGGGCGTATGTGGCGAACTTCAACACCAGTATCGGCAGCATGACCGACAGCCGATTCGACATGGCCAGCTTCGCACGGTCCAGCGTCTACCGGCGCGGTACCAGCGGCTACGTGCCCGGCATCGGCGCGTTCCAGATGTCATTCACCGATGAATGGGGCGTTTTGGACGAGACGGCCCTGTTTCCCAATCTGGGAATGGACCGCCGCTTCGAGGATATGTCCTTTAGCTTCGTCCACGCCCTAGCCCCCGGCACGGTCATTGGCGTCAGTCATGGCGGCGCTTTTGCGCAGACATTCGACATGGCTCCCGAGACCGCCATGCTGCGGTCAGCGCAGCCGGGCGGGGCGTATCTGCAGTTCACCGAGGACGGCACCGGAATTGCGCTGCGCCAGCAACTGGGCGCGTATACCAGTCTGGGGTTCGCGGCCAACACAGGCCGGTTCGAACCATTCGAGGGCATGGAACCGGTCAAGCGCGAGCTGGCCGCCCTCCAGATCGATCATGCGGTGGGCGGCGCCCTTGCCATCGGCGCCCAGTTCGGCGTGCTGCATGAGGAAGGAACGCTGCTCGACACGGTGGCGACCGGCGCGTTCGACGGCATCGAGGGCGCCACCACCCGGTTCGTGACGCTGTCGGCGACCTATCGGCTTGGCGACGTGACCCTGGTGGCCAATGCCGGCCGCGGCTGGACGGGTGTCGCGGAGCAGGGTTCGGCGCTTCTACATTCCTATTCGGGCATCGAGACCTCATCCTACAGCCTGGGCGCCGTCTGGCGGACGCCGCTCGCCGGACACAGCATCGGCTTCGCCATTTCCCAGCCGCTCCGTGTGGAGACCGGCCGCGCCACGCTGGACGTGCCGACCGGCCGCGACGCCGAAACCGATGCGGTCCTGTTCGACCGTCACATGCTCAACCTCGCTCCTACCGGACGAGAGGTCGATGTCGAAATCAGCCACGCTTTCTGGGACGGTGGGCTGGTCAGCCTCCAGAGCAACCTGATCTACCGGATGAACCCCAATCACGTGGCGAGTGCCGCGGACGCGTTGATGGTCCTGCTCCGCGCCGACATGCGCTTCTAG
- a CDS encoding aromatic ring-hydroxylating dioxygenase subunit alpha → MATKAEDVVGRTPPFDPAKPLPDLGSEPISGERFHSRDWMDKEWTRMWRRVWNMAFRASDVPEPGDTFTYELGKESFVFVRGHDGRIRGFYNVCQHRGNLLMLNGEGCGHVESFHCGYHGWQWNLEGVLQHIPDVETYPQFRDGVPAHTLGMEPVETDIWGGWVWFKMDPGGPSLLEFLDPIPAHLDPYEIEKWDIIDYKTFEWRSNWKAVCDAFNESYHFQALHPQMMQWSNGMATVELLGIHSRMVNEYGTVDPRYHDQKDPGPEMRQFMGLLGIDPDTFDRPPQEVRLELQRLKRSVQDKTHLPYRKLRDDQLSDTYHYTIFPNVSWNVTSETINGFRYRPHPSDPNISYYDLIIMRHAPPGVPKMDYTHRVIPADSMPRSYRDVLDMDMHPIISKVLEQDGANLGAVQRGLSSDGFRGMVLCDQELRVRLFHQVVEDYVEGRR, encoded by the coding sequence ATGGCTACGAAGGCCGAGGATGTCGTGGGGCGGACGCCGCCTTTCGATCCGGCGAAACCCTTGCCTGATCTGGGAAGCGAGCCAATCTCCGGCGAACGGTTTCATTCCCGGGACTGGATGGACAAGGAATGGACCCGCATGTGGCGCAGGGTCTGGAACATGGCCTTCCGCGCGAGCGACGTGCCCGAGCCGGGCGACACCTTCACCTACGAACTCGGCAAGGAGAGCTTCGTCTTCGTTCGCGGCCATGACGGCCGGATCCGCGGCTTCTACAATGTCTGCCAGCACCGGGGAAACCTGCTGATGCTGAATGGCGAGGGCTGCGGCCACGTGGAGAGCTTCCATTGCGGCTATCACGGCTGGCAGTGGAACCTGGAGGGTGTGCTGCAGCACATTCCCGATGTGGAAACCTATCCCCAGTTCCGCGATGGCGTGCCTGCCCACACGCTCGGCATGGAGCCGGTCGAGACCGATATCTGGGGCGGCTGGGTGTGGTTCAAGATGGATCCCGGCGGGCCAAGCCTGCTGGAGTTCCTCGACCCCATTCCCGCCCACCTCGATCCCTACGAAATCGAAAAGTGGGACATCATCGATTACAAGACATTCGAATGGCGCTCGAACTGGAAGGCCGTGTGCGACGCCTTCAATGAAAGCTACCATTTCCAGGCGCTGCATCCGCAGATGATGCAGTGGTCGAACGGCATGGCCACGGTGGAACTGCTCGGCATCCACAGCCGTATGGTCAACGAATATGGTACCGTGGATCCACGCTATCACGACCAGAAGGATCCAGGGCCGGAAATGCGCCAGTTCATGGGGCTGCTGGGCATCGATCCCGATACATTCGACCGGCCGCCACAGGAAGTCCGGCTCGAGCTGCAACGGCTCAAGCGCTCCGTCCAGGACAAAACCCATCTGCCGTATCGGAAGCTGCGCGACGACCAGCTTTCCGATACCTACCACTACACGATCTTTCCGAACGTCTCGTGGAACGTCACGTCCGAGACCATCAACGGCTTCCGCTACCGGCCGCACCCGAGCGACCCCAATATTTCCTACTACGACCTGATCATCATGCGTCACGCGCCGCCGGGCGTGCCGAAGATGGACTACACGCACCGGGTGATCCCGGCGGACAGCATGCCCCGCTCGTACCGGGACGTGCTCGACATGGACATGCATCCGATCATCTCCAAGGTGCTCGAGCAGGACGGCGCCAATCTGGGCGCGGTCCAGCGCGGCCTCAGTTCCGACGGGTTCCGGGGCATGGTGCTGTGCGACCAGGAATTGCGGGTGCGCCTGTTCCATCAGGTCGTCGAGGATTATGTGGAGGGCAGGCGCTGA
- a CDS encoding CHAD domain-containing protein has translation METEIKLKLYRGDLSALLVALNQTASITAPAQVKMLDSRYYDTPDRQLGAKRIALRVRRTDAGFIQTVKTEAQGESVLFARGEWETPVPSFVPRFEGMDTLGEIFATEIERRKLIALYPPGSAAATRIEVAIDQGLIRAGSKEESVSEVELELLDGHPADIFDMGARLSEQVPLQLSIDSKSARGHRLAAGEPPRTTKADKLEFDADVSLEAGMRASLRACVQHWFANQAAVIDGRDREGVHQIRVALRRLRSAIVFFRRYIPDPPLTEFKDQAKWVASSLGPARDWDVFLTETLDPVMSLWPEHRGLRALASAAEHKRRAGYTEARMTIASPAYTVFALRLAGWIERAGWRAGLDAEQMAALERPMTELAAPLLDKLYEKALKAGKHFETLDVHEKHEVRIALKKLRYAGEFFRSLYPKKDVKRFRDALTDTLELLGKLNDLAVARELCGRLMDAGEDGGQMETGTAALLDWHERQGHVSDDALAKAWDGFRDAEPFWRG, from the coding sequence ATGGAAACCGAGATCAAGCTGAAGCTGTATCGGGGCGACCTGTCCGCCCTGCTGGTGGCGTTGAACCAGACGGCATCCATCACGGCGCCGGCCCAGGTCAAGATGCTGGACAGCCGTTACTACGACACGCCCGACCGGCAGCTCGGCGCCAAGCGCATCGCCCTGCGGGTGCGGCGCACCGACGCGGGGTTCATCCAGACCGTAAAGACCGAAGCGCAGGGCGAGAGCGTTCTGTTCGCACGCGGCGAGTGGGAAACACCGGTGCCCTCCTTCGTGCCGCGGTTCGAGGGGATGGACACGCTGGGCGAAATATTCGCGACCGAGATCGAGCGGCGCAAGCTGATCGCCCTTTATCCGCCCGGCAGCGCGGCGGCCACGCGGATCGAGGTCGCGATCGACCAGGGCCTGATCCGGGCCGGTTCAAAGGAAGAGTCCGTCAGCGAGGTCGAACTCGAACTGTTGGACGGGCATCCGGCCGATATTTTCGACATGGGTGCCCGCCTTTCCGAACAGGTGCCGTTGCAGCTATCCATCGACAGCAAGTCGGCTCGGGGCCATCGGCTGGCCGCTGGCGAGCCGCCCCGGACAACCAAGGCGGACAAGCTGGAATTTGACGCCGATGTCTCGCTGGAAGCGGGAATGCGGGCCAGTCTGCGCGCCTGCGTCCAGCACTGGTTCGCCAACCAGGCCGCCGTGATCGACGGCCGGGATAGGGAAGGCGTGCATCAGATACGCGTCGCCTTGCGCCGCCTGCGTTCTGCCATCGTCTTCTTTCGCCGCTATATTCCCGATCCGCCCCTGACGGAATTCAAGGATCAGGCGAAATGGGTCGCGAGCAGCCTTGGACCTGCACGGGACTGGGACGTCTTTCTGACGGAAACCCTGGATCCGGTCATGTCCCTCTGGCCCGAGCATCGCGGATTGCGTGCCCTTGCCTCGGCCGCCGAACACAAACGCCGGGCCGGTTATACCGAGGCCCGCATGACCATCGCCTCGCCGGCCTATACGGTCTTCGCGCTGCGGCTTGCCGGGTGGATTGAACGTGCGGGTTGGCGCGCCGGTCTCGATGCGGAACAGATGGCGGCGTTGGAGCGGCCCATGACCGAACTCGCGGCGCCCTTGCTGGACAAGCTCTACGAGAAGGCGCTGAAGGCGGGGAAGCACTTCGAGACGCTGGATGTGCATGAAAAGCATGAGGTGCGTATCGCGCTCAAGAAGCTGCGCTATGCGGGCGAGTTCTTTCGCAGCCTCTACCCCAAGAAGGATGTGAAGCGATTTCGGGATGCGCTGACCGACACGCTGGAGTTGCTCGGCAAATTGAACGACCTAGCGGTCGCGCGCGAGCTCTGCGGCCGGCTCATGGACGCGGGCGAGGATGGCGGTCAGATGGAGACGGGGACCGCCGCGCTTCTGGACTGGCACGAACGCCAGGGCCACGTCTCCGATGACGCGTTGGCGAAGGCGTGGGACGGTTTCCGGGATGCCGAGCCGTTCTGGCGCGGTTGA
- the ppk2 gene encoding polyphosphate kinase 2 produces the protein MAKNDHGKDPDLGSYRKRLHALQIELVKLQSHTIAHDEKILVIVEGRDAAGKDGAIKRITEHLSPRETRVVALGKPSDRDKTAWYFQRWVAHLPAADEFVLFNRSWYNRAGVEKVMGFCTDDQLREFYETVLPFEQMLIRSGIHLFKYYLDISRDEQKKRMKERRRNPLKQWKISPIDQVAEKKWKEYSAARNDMFTHTHSPLSPWSIVKADDKKLARVNLITDILNRLEYDGKDARMLLSDPQIVFGFDPAYVENGLIAP, from the coding sequence ATGGCAAAGAACGACCACGGCAAGGATCCCGACCTGGGCAGCTATCGCAAGAGGTTGCACGCGCTGCAGATCGAGCTGGTCAAGCTGCAGAGCCATACCATCGCCCACGACGAAAAGATCCTCGTCATCGTCGAGGGCCGCGACGCCGCCGGGAAAGACGGCGCCATCAAGCGGATCACCGAACATCTCAGTCCGCGCGAGACCCGCGTGGTCGCGCTCGGTAAACCGTCCGACAGGGACAAGACCGCGTGGTACTTTCAGCGCTGGGTGGCGCATCTGCCGGCCGCCGACGAGTTCGTCCTGTTCAATCGCAGCTGGTACAACCGCGCCGGTGTGGAAAAGGTCATGGGGTTCTGTACCGATGACCAGCTGCGCGAGTTCTACGAGACAGTATTGCCATTCGAGCAGATGTTGATCCGCTCCGGGATCCATTTGTTCAAGTACTATCTCGATATCTCGAGGGATGAGCAGAAGAAGCGCATGAAGGAACGGCGGCGCAATCCGCTCAAGCAATGGAAGATCAGCCCGATCGATCAGGTGGCCGAGAAAAAATGGAAGGAATACAGCGCCGCCCGCAATGACATGTTCACCCATACCCATAGCCCGCTATCGCCCTGGAGCATCGTCAAGGCGGACGACAAGAAGCTGGCCCGTGTCAATCTGATCACCGACATCCTCAATCGTCTGGAATATGACGGCAAGGATGCTCGGATGCTGCTCAGTGATCCCCAGATCGTGTTCGGGTTCGACCCCGCCTATGTCGAAAATGGCCTCATCGCACCCTGA
- a CDS encoding cupin domain-containing protein: MSSLYSARNREWRATPFPGIEICPMGGGDAVNSAAYRVAAGVVLPPHQHPVWELVTVLSGSIRLGDAVMKPGDVLHTGPGETHDIEAHEESVFIVTVGQDRQLG; encoded by the coding sequence ATGAGCAGCCTGTACTCGGCGCGGAACAGGGAATGGCGCGCAACGCCCTTTCCGGGCATCGAGATCTGCCCGATGGGCGGTGGTGACGCGGTCAACAGCGCGGCGTATCGGGTCGCGGCGGGCGTCGTCCTGCCGCCGCACCAGCATCCTGTCTGGGAACTGGTGACCGTCTTGTCGGGAAGCATCCGACTGGGCGATGCGGTGATGAAGCCGGGCGACGTTCTGCACACCGGGCCGGGTGAAACGCACGACATCGAGGCGCACGAGGAAAGCGTGTTCATTGTGACCGTCGGGCAGGACCGGCAACTGGGCTGA